A single window of Girardinichthys multiradiatus isolate DD_20200921_A chromosome 15, DD_fGirMul_XY1, whole genome shotgun sequence DNA harbors:
- the gja10b gene encoding gap junction protein alpha 10 b, translating to MGDWNLLGSVLEEVHIHSTIVGKIWLTILFIFRMLVLGVAAEDVWDDEQSEFICNTEQPGCKNVCYDQAFPISLIRYWVLQIIFVSSPSLVYMGHALYRLRTLEKQRHKKKACLKAELEGTDADQEDHKRIERELKKLDEQKKVRKAPLRGSLLRTYVFHILTRSVVEVGFIIGQCVLYGIGLSPLYKCERLPCPNSVDCFVSRPTEKNIFMVFMLVIAGVSLFLNLLEIFHLGVKKIKQSLYGYKYGDDDSVCRSKKNSVVQQICVLSNSSPQRLIQLTQIASSVVSDPYKDAHRDVLPQNLVHAACRNPEGMDISQQHPAQTYQASHGDIQRLQQLGAVERRYTLENRKPSFSSDESNGPHSWAKPHYTEPCTTLVASHMEIPAALRNPQRKQSKVNVCKELSDMSDSPESDHYPTARKCSFMSRGMSEAKLASPSDSGASQSGTDTEAQHFSQGESPGMTPPPPASGRRMSMSMILELSSIMKK from the exons ATGGGGGATTGGAACTTGTTGGGCAGCGTCTTAGAAGAGGTCCACATTCATTCTACCATTGTGGGGAAGATCTGGCTCACCATCCTCTTTATTTTCCGGATGCTTGTACTTGGTGTTGCAGCTGAAGATGTCTGGGATGATGAGCAAAGCGAGTTCATCTGCAATACAGAGCAGCCAGGCTGCAAGAACGTCTGCTACGACCAGGCTTTCCCTATCTCTCTTATACGTTACTGGGTCCTGCAGATCATCTTTGTGTCCTCTCCTTCATTGGTCTACATGGGCCACGCGCTTTACCGCTTGAGAACCCTTGAAAAACAGAGGCACAAAAAGAAGGCCTGTCTGAAGGCTGAGCTGGAGGGGACAGACGCTGACCAGGAGGACCACAAGAGAATTGAGCGGGAGCTCAAGAAACTAGATGAACAGAAGAAAGTGAGGAAAGCACCACTCAGAGGATCTTTGCTCCGCACATATGTTTTCCATATCTTGACCAGATCTGTGGTGGAGGTGGGTTTCATCATTGGTCAGTGTGTTCTGTATGGCATTGGACTGTCTCCTCTGTACAAATGTGAGAGGCTGCCTTGTCCCAACAGTGTTGACTGTTTTGTGTCAAGACCtacagagaaaaatatttttatggttttcatGCTTGTCATTGCTGGAGTGTCTTTGTTCCTGAACctcctggagattttccaccTGGGGGTGAAGAAGATCAAGCAGAGCTTATATGGATACAAATATGGAGATGATGACAGTGTTTGCAGGTCAAAGAAAAATTCTGTAGTGCAGCAAATTTGTGTTCTCAGTAATTCCTCACCACAAAGGCTGATTCAACTGACACAGATTGCCAGTTCTGTTGTGTCAGATCCTTACAAGGATGCTCATAGAGATGTTCTGCCTCAAAATTTGGTTCATGCAGCTTGCAGGAATCCAGAGGGCATGGACATTTCACAGCAGCATCCTGCACAGACATACCAGGCGAGCCATGGTGACATCCAGCGTTTGCAGCAACTAGGGGCTGTGGAGCGGCGGTACACTCTGGAAAACAGGAAACCCTCATTCAGCAGTGACGAGTCAAATGGACCTCATAGTTGGGCCAAGCCTCACTATACAGAACCTTGCACAACGCTAGtggccagccacatggagatcCCAGCTGCCCTGAGGAACCCTCAGAGGAAGCAGAGCAAAGTCAATGTCTGCAAGGAGCTTAGCGACATGAGTGATTCTCCAGAGAGTGACCACTATCCCACAGCCAGGAAGTGCAGTTTTATGTCCCGAGGAATGTCGGAGGCCAAGCTTGCCAGTCCATCTGATAGTGGTGCCTCTCAGAGTGGAACAGACACAGAGGCCCAGCACTTCAGCCAGGGAGAAAGCCCAGGGATGACCCCACCTCCTCCGGCCTCTGGGAGAAGGATGTCCATG aGCATGATTCTGGAGTTGTCTTCAATCATGAAGAAGTGA